The nucleotide window CTCAATTCCTACCTTTCAAAAGTATACACTTTAATTACAATCATGTGACCACTAAgtaatatattaacatttttaaggTATTGGGGGGTGTCGAATCCTacatatgaatattcattggaaggactgaatgaataaatcttcatagttttaaagttttaaaacttcatagttttaaaaaatcttcaactTCACCACCCCATCTTCACCATCCTTCACCATtttcagctgaagctccaatactttggccatgtgatactAAGAGtgggctcattggaaaagaccctgatgctggaaaaagattgagggcaggaggagaaggaggcgacagaggatgagatggttggatggcatctctgactcaacagacataagtttgaacaagctctgggagatagtgaaggacagggaagcctggcatgctgcaggtcatgggcttgcaacagtcagacacgacttagcaactgaacaacaacatattgaATGGGTGTGGAAGGGGAGACATAATTCAGTCTGTAACATGTGCTCCCAGTATCAGAGCCATGGGATATTGGCAGGTCCACAGGGAGCCTATACTTCACACAGAGCATTAACTGAGCCCATCACTGAGTGTCTATTACTTCCCACACCCTAACCCCTCATTGGCTGTCCTTCCCATCTTTGCTACCGGTGTTGAGACCAATTTCCTAGTGCATCCCGGGAAAGGAAGGGGCCGGGCCCTGGTAGGGCAGGGTGGCCAAAGCCCTTCCATCTCTGGGCGGATGTGCCAGGCTGTTAACAGGCATCTCTCTGGTAGGCCCCTGTGACTCACAGCCCTGCCAGAATGGAGGCACGTGTGTTCCAGAAGGACCGGACAGGTACAACTGCCTCTGCCCGCCAGCCTTTGGAAGGGAAGCCAACTGTGGTACGTGTGCCCGGGACTTCCCAGACTCCAGTTATTGGGGAGCAGTGGAGTCCGGGCTCCTGCTGTTTGTCTGCAACCCTGTTAGCCACTAGGTAGGAAGTggcccatgcacagaggagcctggtgggctatagcccacggcgtcgcaaagagtcggacacgactgagcgacttcactttcactttcactttcaggaagtgGCCTAGGAGTTAGTGCATTTCAAGTACACTACTGAGCTGATGTCTCAGATGATACCCTGAGGGCTCCAGGGTATAACTCGGGGGTTAGAGGTCTGGGTAGGACATGGTCCCTAGCTTCTTAGCTTTAGAATGGCCACTGCTTGATCTGTGGGCACCAGAGAGCCCAGCTATAGGCTGGAGCCAGCCCATCAGGTTCATGGTTCTGGGCAGTGTCGCTTCCCCCCTCTTCCAGAAGAGGAATGAGAAGCCCTGACCCGTCTTGATTTTAAAACTGTGAAGATTATAATTGACTTTACTGCCCTGTGGTTATGGGAGTTTGCAATAAGATTCCGTACGTAAAGTGCTCAGCACAATGCTTGACACAGAGGATGGGACTTGttaaataataactttttaaaaactgtcgtGCTAGGTCAATTGGAGACTTATCTGGGAAAAAGTATATCTTGATTCCCCTGCCTCACAAgttatacaaaaatcaattccagatGGATCATTGATTTACGTGTAGAGAGCACAGCTGTGAAGCTTccggaagaaaacataggagctTGTTTTCATGATTTGGGGGTAGACAGAGATTTCTCCAACAGGACACAAGAAGCACTAAGCATAGTGGGGGAAGAGTAtagattctatttttcttttgaaaaagagGTGAGACAGCGAGACCCTGGGTGGGAGCCGGGAGCCCTGTCTAACTCGGTGATGGGCTCTGGTCACTAGCCTTGGAGCCTCAGTGTCATGGCCCCATCCCTCTCCTAGGAGGGGGGTGGCTCAGCCCCATGTGGGGTTGGGCATTCCAGGTGGGACGGTGGTTCGCGTGCTCCCCAGGGTGACTGCAGCTGTGTCCCGGCAGCTCTGAATCTGAGCCTGGAGTGCAGAGTGGACGTCCTGTTCCTGCTGGCCGGCTCAGCGGACGCCACCCCGGAGGGCTTCCAGCGGGCCAAGGCCTTCGTGAAGCGGTTTGTGCGGGCAGCCCTGGCCGGAGACTCCCGGGCGCGTGTGGGTGTGGCCCTCTATGGTGCAGAGCTGACCGTGGCCGTGCCGGTGGGCGAGTATCAGGACGTGCCGGACCTGGTCCGGAGCCTCGACGGCCTGCACTTCGACGGTGGCGCCACCCTGACGGGCCGGGCCCTGCAGCAGGTGGCAGAGCGTGGCTTCGGGAGTGCCCCCAGGACAGGCCTGGACCAGCCTCAACGGGCGGTGGTCCTGATGACCGAGGCGCGCTCCCAGGACGAGGTGGCCGGCCCAGCGGGCTTCGCGAGGGCCCGGGAGCTGCTCCTGCTGGGTGTGGGCAGCGAGCTCGTGCGGGCGGAACTGGAGATGATCACTGGCGGCGCGGAGAGCGTGCTGACCTACACCAGCCCGCAGGACCTATTCGACCAAATCCCAAAGCTGCAGGGCAAGCTGTGCAGCCGGCCACGCCCAGGTAGGGATCATCCCCACACCCGTGCCAACTGCGGGCCAGCCCCTCCTGACCTGGGGGCCAGCCGGCCAGTGGTAGAACCTTCCACCTTTTGGTAGGGACTTAACCAGGGCCTCTGATGCAGGCTGGAGCCGCagccccacttttttttttcatataggaGCCTTGTGATGAGTAACttctcagttttgttgttgttcagtcgctaagtcatgtctgactctttgcaaccccgtggatcctttgtccttcactgtctcccagagtttgctcaaattcaagtccccTGAGttgtgatgctgtctaaccatctcattttacTGGTCACCACAATCTGACAAATAGTAGCACCTCCCGAGGGGCTTTTATGAGGATTATGTAGGGCAAGCAAGATGCACAATAGTACAGAGTAAGCTCAGAGTGTGCACTCAGAATTGCAGGTATCactgttattaatttttattgttatagtTAATAAGGAGCTCTGAACCTACTAAGTGTAACTCTAGAACGGCAGCTTCCCAGTTTCTTTTTGACAAGAAAGAAATGCATTCCCAGTACACACATGTGCCTATACAAGCATAAATGTCTAGAACAAGCCAAGCCTTTCCTGAAATGCTACTTGCCATTTCTACCTGAGATGCGTTCTGAAATCATTCTGTTCTATGACCCATGTTGATTTCCATGACCCACCACTAGAGGGTGCCCTGGAAAACAAAACCTGGGTGTAGATATCCCCATCAGGGGTGGGGGTCCGGCCCATGGTCAGAGACAGGAGTAGGTGAAACACACCCTCCACAGGGCTCCCGACTTCTCCTCTAAAGAAGCTGCATGTGGATTTCAGCTTCTCAGCCCCAGGTGTCATGCTCACCAATGGTGAGACATTCCCTCCTGCTGGGGGAAGGACAGGGCTCTCTGCCTGCCCACCTCCACTGTGCCCCTCCAGTCTTATCTTCCCTTGGCAGccagaggatttttttaaaaatagttttagattcacagaaaaACTGTGACAATGGTAGAGTTCACCTGTGTTCCATCTCCAGTGTCCCTCTTGTAAGATGTTAACCAGGTACAGTTGTCACAATTAATGAACCAAcattgatgttgttcagtcgcttagttgtgtccaaccctttgcaacctcgtggactatagcacgccaggcttccctgtccttcaccatctcctggagtttgctcagtctcatgtccactgagtcagtgatgccatccaaccgtctcatcctctggtgcccccttctcctcctgccttcaatccttcccagcatccatgtcttttctaatgagttgggtgttgccatcaggtggccaaagtatcggaacttcaacttcagtatcagtccttccaatgactattcaggactgattttctttagggttgattggtttgatcaccttgctgtccaagggactctcaagagtcttctccagcactgcaattcaaaagcatcagttctttggtgctcagccttctttatggtccagctcacacatttgtacatgactactggaaaaactgtagctttgagtatctggacctttgttggccaagtgatatctctgctttttaatatgatgtctaggtttgtcatagctttccttccaaggagcatcttttaatttcatggctgcagtcactcatctgctggagcccaaggaaataaaatctgtcactgtttccacttttccccttctatttgccatgaaatgatggggctgagtgccatgatcttagttttttgagttttaaggcagctttttcactctcctcttttaccctcatcaagaggctctttagtttctctttgctttatgccattagagtgatatcagaatatatgaggttgttgctgtttctcccagcaatttcagtttgtgcttcatccagcctggcatttcccttGATGTACTCTAGTAGcctataggttaaataagcaaggtgacaatatatagctttgatgtactcctttcccaatttggaaccagtcagttgttccatgtctggtcctaactgttgcttcttgacttgtagagtggtctggtattcccacctctctaagaattttccacagtttgttgtgatccacatagtcaaaggctttagtgtagtcaatgaaacagatgtttttctggaattccctagctttctctatgatccagtgaatgttagcaatttgatctgtggttcctctgccttttctaaacccatcttgtacatctggaagttcttggttcaggtactgctgaagactggcctgaaggattttgagtattaccttgctagcatgcaaATTGAGTAcagttatgcagtagtttgaacattctttgcattgcctttctttgggactggaatgaaaactgaccttttccagtcgtgtggccactgagttttccaaatttgctgctatattgagtgcagcactttaacagcatcatttttaaggatttgaaatagctcagctggaattctatcacttccactcaCTTTATtggtaataatgcttcctaaggcccattttaCTTCACAcaccaagatgtctggctctaggtgagtacccacaccatcgtggttatccaggtcattaagacctttttggtatagtttttctgtgtattcttgccacctcttcttaatctctttgcttctgttagctccttgccaattctgtccttcattgtgtctatttttgcatggaatgttcccttggtatctccagtattcttggaaagGTCTCTAATCTCTCCCAGtctattgtttatttctttacattgttcacttaagaaggccttctgttctctctttgctattctctggaactctgcattcagtggggtacacctttctctttctcctttgctttttgcttcttttcttttctcagctatttgtaaagcctcctcagagaaccattttgccttcttgcatttctttttcttggggatgcttttggtcactgcctcctgtacagtgatacaaacctctgtccatagttggTCATTATTTATTACAGTCTGCACTTTATTCCAACTTCCTTAGTTGTTACCTAATGTCTTTTTTCTGTTCCAAGGATCCCATCCaggataaattttatatttagtcTTCCTGTCTTCTTAGACTCCTCTTGGCTATGATGGTTTCTCGGACTCTTCTCACGCTAGAGTGGTTTTAAAAAACTAGTAAGTCAGACCCTCTTACTGCATACTTTactcctggtgggctacagtccatggggtcgcaagaatcggacacaacttagcgactaaaccaccactgccaTACAGTTCATGGCACCTGGAGGCATAGATTGAGCCTCAGAGCCCCACGGCTTACATCAGCAGTTgtttattcctctcccatcacagTTCAGAGGTGAGCAGCCTGGGTCGGCAGGATGGTTCAGTTGTCTGTTAACTCCAGGGCCGCTGTTTCTCAGACAGCAGGAAGAGGGCAGAGGGGAAGTGGAAGGCAGGCAGCTTCCTTTTGGGGATATAACTTGGAAATTGCAGTTACTTTCCATTACATCCCATTGGAGAGAACTATCACGTGGCCACATCCAGCTGCCAGAGGGGAGGCTGAGGATGGTCCAGCTGAGCCTTCGTGTGtcctgcttttcttccaggagaggGTGGAGGCCGGATGCTGCGGTGGAGACCGGCTGACCTGGGCTCTGATCACCCCAGAACAGCACACCCCCGCCCCAGCTACCCCCTGAGGGCCGCTTTGCTTGTTCTATAGGCTGCCAGGCCCAGTCGCTGGACCTGGCCTTCATGCTGGACGCCTCGGTCTCAGTGGGGCCCGAGAACTTCGCCCAGATGCAGAGCTTCGTGAGAAGCTGCGCCCTCCGGTTTGACGTGAACCCCGATGTGACGCAGATCGGCCTGGTGGTGTATGGCGGCCACGTCCAGACAGCCTTCGGGCTGGACACCCACCTCAGCCGTGCTGCAGTGCTGCGGGCCCTGAGCCAGGCCCCCTACCTGGGAGGGGTGGGCTCGGCAGGCACGGCCTTGCTGCACATCTATGACAAGGTGATGACGGTCCAGGGCGGCGCCCGGCCTGGCGTCCCCAAGGCGGTGGTGGTGGTCACGGGTGGGAGCGGGGTGGAGGACGCGGCTGTCCCGGCCCAGAAGCTGAGGGACAACGGTGTCTCAGTCTTGGTGGTGGGTGTGGGGCCCGTCCTGAGGGAGGCACTGCGGAGGCTCGCGGGTCCCCGCGACGCCCTGATCCATGTGGCAGCCTACTCAGACCTGAGCCACCACCAGGATGCACTCATCGAGTGGATATGCAGAGGTGAGTGGGGGAATCCGCAACTTCGGGGTTGCCTCCGAAGGGTGGACCTCAGCCAGAGCCTTCATGGACATCCCTACGGGGACAGCAGCTCCTTCCAACTACCGGGGACTTTCCATGTGCCGGGCTCTGTGCTAAATCCCGCGTGGGAGGCACACACAAGTCCCCTTTTAAGGTGCAGAGAATTTTAGACAAGTATCTCTCCCCAAACttaatatatgctgctgctaagtcgcttcagtcgtgtccgactctgaccccatagacggcaccccacctaAAAAGAAGAGATTTGTTAGGATATCCACCAAGACCCCAGGATGGCACGGACCTTGCTAAGAACAGACCCAGCCAGGGTAGCCTGACTTCAAGCCTCCTTTTACTAGGAACATTCTCTGCACCTTTTAAAAAGCCTGTGGCTGTAATAATGATAGTGAGCACTGCTGTGTGCTCAGCCCATCTTAAAGAAAGCGGCTGCTTGCCTGCAGGAAGGCTGAATGGAGGCTGGGGCCCACTCGTGTGCTCACCTGTGGCTCAACGGCCCACAGAGCCACTGTGACGTGTAAGACCCTGCTCCTGTGGCCTCACCTTTGTCCTGGGTGA belongs to Capricornis sumatraensis isolate serow.1 chromosome 23, serow.2, whole genome shotgun sequence and includes:
- the VWA2 gene encoding von Willebrand factor A domain-containing protein 2 translates to MPSLLLLDAICIVLFAGVPPSLPLQEVHVSKEIIGKISVASKMMWCSAAVDILFLMDGSHSVGKGSFERSKHFAITVCDALDINPRKVRVGAVQFSSAPRLEFPLDAFSTQQEVKAKIKRMVFKGGRTETSLALKYLLHKGFPGGRNASVPQILIIVTDGRSQGHVALPAKQLKQRGITVFSVGIRFPRWEELHSLASDPREQHVLMAEQVDDAANGLFSTLSSSAICTTASPDCKVQPHPCERKTLETIRELAGLAPCWRGSRGTDAVLPALCPFSSWKRVFFTHPTSCYRTTCPGPCDSQPCQNGGTCVPEGPDRYNCLCPPAFGREANCALNLSLECRVDVLFLLAGSADATPEGFQRAKAFVKRFVRAALAGDSRARVGVALYGAELTVAVPVGEYQDVPDLVRSLDGLHFDGGATLTGRALQQVAERGFGSAPRTGLDQPQRAVVLMTEARSQDEVAGPAGFARARELLLLGVGSELVRAELEMITGGAESVLTYTSPQDLFDQIPKLQGKLCSRPRPGCQAQSLDLAFMLDASVSVGPENFAQMQSFVRSCALRFDVNPDVTQIGLVVYGGHVQTAFGLDTHLSRAAVLRALSQAPYLGGVGSAGTALLHIYDKVMTVQGGARPGVPKAVVVVTGGSGVEDAAVPAQKLRDNGVSVLVVGVGPVLREALRRLAGPRDALIHVAAYSDLSHHQDALIEWICREAKRPVNLCKPSPCMNEGTCVLRNGSYRCECQGGWEGPHCENQSEGMEEVLEV